The Sceloporus undulatus isolate JIND9_A2432 ecotype Alabama chromosome 7, SceUnd_v1.1, whole genome shotgun sequence genome segment TGCAACTTCGTCACGGGCTCCACGGGCTTCGCGGAGAAGTTCCCGGGCATCCGGCCCTTCCTGGGCACCCTGGCGGGCAACTTCCGCCTCCCGGGCTTCAGGGAGTACCTCATGAGCGGCGGTGAGTCGTCCCCTCGGCCGCAGCCCCAGGCCTTCCCCTCCGAGCCCCTTGCCACCCTTGGGCCCCGGGGAGGCTGTTTTGGGGCTCAGCCCCTGGCCCTGCTCCCtcagcctcgccctccctccttccctccaggccTCTTCCCGGTCAGCCGCCGGGCCATCGAGCACCTGCTTTCGCGGAACGGGACCGGGAACGCCGTGGCCATCGTGGTCGGGGGCGCCGCCGAGTCGCTGGCCTGCCGCCCGGGAGTGACCGCCCTCATCCTCCGCCGCCGGAAGGGCTTCGTCAGGATGGCCCTCCAGCACGGGTCCGTgtgcctcccttccctttccctgtcTTCGCTTAGGCGCTGGAGGGGGGCCGCCAGGGTCCCAAGGGAAGCCGCTGACCCTCCCCTCCAGGGAAAGGGTCCTGGGGGCTGGGCTTTGGGctccctgcttcctcctcctccggcaaGACTGActcccttcccccttctctctgcAGGGCCCACCTGGTTCCGGCCTTCTCTTTCGGGGAGAACGACCTTTTCCAGCAGGTCTTCTTTGAGGAAGGGACCTGGATGAGGTGGCTGCAGGACGGCTTCCGGAGGCTGCTGGGCTTCGCTCCCTGCTTCTTCTACGGCAGGGGCCTCACCTCGGCCCACTCCCGGGGCTTCCTGCCTTTCCCGCGGCCGGTCACCACCGTCAGTGAGTCCTTCCTCCCGCCCCCGGACGGGTTGGGGGGGGCCTGCCTGGGAAACGGCTTGGCATGGGTCA includes the following:
- the LOC121936266 gene encoding diacylglycerol O-acyltransferase 2-like isoform X2, whose protein sequence is MHLINNQAPPPLPFWGRQGGAPWGRGPPSLRRVAVASTPDRPPFPRCLLLGGRSSAWVRAWPLWNHFRDYFPVQLVKTHPLPPGRNYLVGVHPHGILCVGAFCNFVTGSTGFAEKFPGIRPFLGTLAGNFRLPGFREYLMSGGLFPVSRRAIEHLLSRNGTGNAVAIVVGGAAESLACRPGVTALILRRRKGFVRMALQHGAHLVPAFSFGENDLFQQVFFEEGTWMRWLQDGFRRLLGFAPCFFYGRGLTSAHSRGFLPFPRPVTTVIGEPLTVPRIEHPARETVDLYHAMYVRSLCKLFEEHKARYGLSEADTLQIL